One window of Coregonus clupeaformis isolate EN_2021a unplaced genomic scaffold, ASM2061545v1 scaf1805, whole genome shotgun sequence genomic DNA carries:
- the LOC123487665 gene encoding tripartite motif-containing protein 16-like has protein sequence MAQQGVLLDQDQFCCSVCLDLLKEPVAIPCGHSYCRSCIEGCWDQDVLKGVYSCPQCRETFTPRPVLKRNIVLAEVVEKLKKTGLQAAPPPALCYAGPGDVACDFCTGTRKQKALMSCLVCLASYCETHLQSHYESPAFKKHKLVKATAQLQEKICSHHDKLLEVYCRTDQQCICYLCTMDEHKGHDTVSAAAERTEKQMQLGMSQQKVQQRFQEREKELKELQQAVESLKRSAQAAVVDSDKIFTELIRSIERRRSEVKELIRAQEKAQVSQAEGLLEQLEQEIAELRKRSTELEQLSHTEDHIHFLQSYQSLSSTSVSSDLPSIVVRPLQYFGDVSKTVSELRQKLEDVLKGEWTKISTTVNIVDVVLPPEPKTREKFLQYSCQLTLDPNTAHTDLSLSEGNRKVTDTGQVQPYPDHPDRFTDYCQVLCREGLSGRCYWEVEWSGEDVNTAVSYKDISRTETDGRFGYNNKSWSLVCSSGGYLFRHNNVETKVSGPLSSRVGVDLDHKAGTLSFYSVSDTMTLLHRVQTTFTQPLYPGFWLCDGTAELVKL, from the exons atggctcagcagggagttctgctggaccaggaccagttctgttgttctgtctgtctggatctactgaaggagccagtggctattccctgtggacacagttactgtagaagctgtattgagggctgctgggatcaggatgttctgaaaggggtctatagctgtcctcagtgcagagagacTTTTACCCCAAGGCCTGTTCTGAAGAGAAACATCGTGCTGGCtgaagtggtggagaaactgaagaagactggactccaggctgctccccctcctgctctgtgctatgctggacctggagatgtggcgtgtgatttctgcactgggaccagaaagcagaaagccctcatgtcctgtttggtgtgtctggcctcttactgtgagactcacctccaatctcactatgaatctcctgctttcaagaagcacaagctggtcaaagccaccgcacaactacaggagaagatctgctctcatcatgacaaactgctggaggtttactgtcgtaccgatcagcagtgtatctgttatctgtgtacaatggatgaacataaaggccatgatacagtgtcagctgcagcagagaggactgagaaacag atgcagctggggatgagtcagcagaaagtccagcagagattccaggagagagagaaggagctgaaggagctccaacaggctgtggagtctctcaag cgctctgcacaggcagcagtggtggacagtgataagatctttaccgagctgatccgctccattgagagaaggcgctctgaggtgaaggagctgatcagagcccaagagaaggctcaagtgagtcaagctgaaggactcctggagcaactggagcaggagatagctgagctgaggaagagaagcactgagctggagcagctctcacacacagaggatcacatccatttcctccag agttatcagtctctctccagtaccagtgtatcttcagacttacccagcatcgttgtccgtcctcttcagtactttggagatgtgagtaagactgtgtctgaactgagacagaaactagaagacgtccttaaaggagaatggaccaagatctccactacag tgaatatagtggatgttgtactgcctccagagcccaagaccagagaaaagttcttacaat attcctgtcagctcacactggacccaaacacagcacacacagacctctctctgtctgaagggaacagaaaggtgaccgatacaggccaagtccaaccatatcctgatcatccagacagattcaccgACTACTGtcaggttctgtgtagagagggtctgtctggacgctgttactgggaggtggagtggagtggggaggATGTTaatacagcagtctcatataaagacatcagcagaacagagaCAGATGGTAGATTTGGATACAAtaacaagtcctggagtttagtGTGCTCTAGTGGTGGTTATTTgttcagacacaataatgttgagactaaagtatcaggccctctgtcctccagagtaggagtggacctggatcacaaggcaggtactctgtccttctacagtgtctctgacacaatgaccctcctccacagagtccagaccacattcactcagcccctctatcctgggttttggCTCTGTGATGggactgctgagctggttaaactgtag